The uncultured Bacteroides sp. DNA segment TGGTGCTCCTTTCACATTGGGTGTTAATTTTACCGCGAAATGGAATAACTTCACTTTCTTCGCTTTAGGTACAGGAAACTTTGGCGCTTATGGCGTAAAGAATAGCTCTTATTATTGGATATCCGGAGATAGTAAGTATTCTGCGATAGCACGCGATCGTTGGACAGAAAGCACGAAAGCTACTGCCACTTATCCGCGTTTGACGACAGATAATGGAAGTAATAATTTCCGCACATCGGATTTTTGGATATATAAGACTGATCGCTTTGATTTGGCGAAAGTGCAAATTACTTATGATTTGCCAAAGCATGTATTACGCAATATTATTCTCCATGACTTATCTGTTTATGTAAGCGGAGCAAATTTGCTCACTATCTCAAAAGAAAGAAAGCACATGGAAATGAGCGTAGGAAGTGCACCGCAAACCCGATTTTATAATATTGGTGTAAAAGCCGTATTCTAATGATAAAAAAATGAAGACTATGAAATTAAAGAATATCATAAGACTTATAGTTCTCCTGCCTGTTTTGACTGCATGTGAAGACATGTTTTCACCCGAGGAAGAGAATAACCGAGGTATGGATCAAATGAATACCGAACCGACTTATGCGCAAGGGCTTCTGGGTTATGCTTATGCAATGTTGCCTTACGACACAAAGAGTACGAGCGATGTTGCCACGGATGATGCCGTGACCAATGATTTGGCTAATAACTATCTAAAAATGAGCCTCGGAGCTTGGGCTTCAAACAATGACCCGATGAGCCAATGGCAAGCACGTAGGGCTACTATACAATATCTTAATCTTTTTTTAGAAATTGTAGATAAAGTAACTTGGGCGAAAGATGAAAAAGTACGTACGATGTACCGCGACCATTTGAAAGGAGAAGCGTATGCTTTACGCGCTCTTAACATGTACTATTTATTGATGGCGCATGGTGGTTGGAGCGCAAGCGGTGAGTTGCTGGGTATTCCTATTCTGACAGCGTCAGAAGATAGTAAATCAGATTTTAATCTTCCACGAAATAAGTTTCAGGATTGTGCGGATCAGATCTTTAAGGATATAAATGAGGCGCTGGCGTTACTTCCTTTGGATTATAGTAATATAAATGACGCAGAGATTCCTGCTAAATACAAAGAAATAGGTGTGACTAATGCAAGCGATTATAATCGAGTATTCGGAACATATATGCGTGGACGTATAAGTGCACGTATCGTTGAAGCTATTCGTGCGCAAACAGCATTATTGGCTTCCAGTCCGGCATATAATCAAGGTACAACTGTGACAGCTGAGAATGCGGCAGATTATGCGGCAGTTGTTCTTGATCGTATAAATGGTGTTGCAGGATTAGATCCAACCGGACATACTTGGTATATGAATACAAGTGATATTGATAATCTGGGATCGGGTGCTGTTCCTCCTGAAATTCTTTGGAGAGGTAATAAAACCAATGGAGATGCGGATTGGGATATGGGATTACAACAGGAACGAGATAACTTCCCACCTACATTATACGGAAAAGGACGTATTAATCCTACTCAGAATTTGGTTGATGCTTTTCCTATGGCTAACGGTTATCCTATTTCAGATGCGACAAATAGTGAATATTCTCTTAGTAATCCTTATACAAATCGTGACCCCCGTCTAGGCAAGTATGTC contains these protein-coding regions:
- a CDS encoding RagB/SusD family nutrient uptake outer membrane protein, whose amino-acid sequence is MKLKNIIRLIVLLPVLTACEDMFSPEEENNRGMDQMNTEPTYAQGLLGYAYAMLPYDTKSTSDVATDDAVTNDLANNYLKMSLGAWASNNDPMSQWQARRATIQYLNLFLEIVDKVTWAKDEKVRTMYRDHLKGEAYALRALNMYYLLMAHGGWSASGELLGIPILTASEDSKSDFNLPRNKFQDCADQIFKDINEALALLPLDYSNINDAEIPAKYKEIGVTNASDYNRVFGTYMRGRISARIVEAIRAQTALLASSPAYNQGTTVTAENAADYAAVVLDRINGVAGLDPTGHTWYMNTSDIDNLGSGAVPPEILWRGNKTNGDADWDMGLQQERDNFPPTLYGKGRINPTQNLVDAFPMANGYPISDATNSEYSLSNPYTNRDPRLGKYVLYNGAKYKEKEIITGTYVSDNNDGLNKQSTSTRTGYYLRKLLREDCNASTSSPNAKYHYPVRIRYTEIFLAYAEASNEAWGPTGKGTHGYSAYDVIKAIRKRAGVGTNNGDPYLEQCKADKDKMRGLIRNERRLELCFENKRFWDLRRWKEELNVKAKGVRVEKNNDALNYTMIDVENREYKDYMYYGPIPYDEVLKWSNLEQNKGW